In Stigmatopora nigra isolate UIUO_SnigA chromosome 5, RoL_Snig_1.1, whole genome shotgun sequence, the genomic window TTTGAAATATTACTAAGCTTAAGGGTTGTCCAATTTATCAGTCAAAAACATTAGTTTTTCTTAAGAATGCAGTAGCCGGTTaattgtagtattttgttttatttgacataattttagttttttaaacttcattttgttgttattttaggGGTTGAAAGGTAACATCTCCAGTAAGTATTAATTTTTCTTAAAACTCCCAATAACATTATgtccaaagaaattttaagGTGCTCGGAAAGATTTCTTTATAATTTACACAAATGTGATCCCCAGGTGAAGAAATTGTCAGACCAAGACGTGTTGTTTCCAATGTGACACCCACACCTGTTCTTGCACCAAAAGCCCCCAGGTACCAACTTTGAtgttctcacacacacatttattatGTTATGGTTGTATAAGAAATAAACCGTAGCATCtgtctgtactgaataatgtcacatttttatatatcatATCCACTAAATAGGTGTTTGTGACTTTGtaagtaggtggtgaattagaacaaataagcAGATGTTTTCCCAttataatatcctgttttggatgttttttcagagggtggcaatggatatatttgtattatgtATTTAGTAtaggaaaagttgatttgagatacgagtaaattggtCCCAGGGTGCATTGAGCTTGTATCTCATTATTATTGTGTGTCCTGATTGATTAGATGACATGAATTGTTTTTAGATGATATTTAATACaccatactattttttttcctcatgcaACAGCCAGCAGACCCCAGCCTCGGAGGAAACTGAAAATCTGTTTGGGCCCCCGTTGGAAACAGCATTTGGAGAACAAAAAGTAGAAggtaatttcatttttaaaatcttatttACTGGATATTTTAATTGGCTTTTTCTTAGTGAGGTTTTCTGATCCAAGCACCATTATATTGGGGAAAGTTGTTCTTCCCAATTGAAAGTATGCATACAggattatattattatttattccaaATGCCAAATCCTGTTCTCTGTAGTGCTTTGTTCCCCACTATATTTTTACCAATAGGCAAATGCCCTGCTTCACAATTTAAAGTGGCACTCTGGAGCCTTGTTACTTGCTCTGTGTAGCTTATTTATATGCAGAGTCTGTTGTCGGCAGCTATTATTCAATCCTGTTGGATTTATTGATGCACAATTCAGGGAAGCTCTTCACTGTTGCCTAACTACCactattcatgtatttattcaggAAATAAATTTAGGTATATGGGACAATCATGTGCAAGTGTCtagactaccgtattttttggactataagtcgcaccaaccAAAAATTTAACAATGCATgggaaaattatatatatataagttgcactggagtctcattttgatgaaatccaaaacaaagaacacacttcattttaaaaggcatttaaaacaaaactcaTTAGTAAAATTTTTTATAAGAAATGTTAGTTATCAACACAGGCCTTGAGCACCCTTTTGTGGTataaaaataatgggaaattatataataatatctTAATAATTCCACACCTAAATCGCTCCTAAGCATATGTTGCACTCCCAGCCAAACTACATGAAAAAACTCACCCACCTGTTGTCTGAAAACTAATGTTTTGTACTATTTTTGTAAAGTTCCACCAATGAATGAAGACTTCATAATGTATTAGCATGTGCACAGTGATAGTTTACTTCTAAATATAGAGCATTAGTAGAAAACATTACTAAATCATTATTCCATTTTTGGGACTGTTTGTGCACAAAATGTATCTTTATCTTATCTGAGTTTTTAACACTCGCATTTTGGTGTTCTGTCCCTTTGTGAACCAAGTGGTTCTATCTGAGTCTGATGTGTGGGGGGCTTCTGTCTCAGAGCCCGAGTCTCCTTTGCCAAGATCTTTCCCCACAGGAAGTAAGTTTAGAATTTCCTGCTTATTCTGCCGTGCCTCTCCATCTTTACGTTATGCCCATCAAGTCATCTCACAACTCATTTACATTATATCCATCTCCTGAAACAGGAACATTATCTATGGTTAAATTGTAGTGCTTTGTTGATGTCAAAATTTACAATtcaccaaaaaggaaaaatatagtatttttttctcttctgtaTACTGTTTGAGTTCTTGTTATTCTCATAGGTCTTTTGAATTGGACTTCAAAATCAAGCAATTATTTGGATTGTTGTAAGGAATCTGCTAGAAGGGAATGAATAAAGATATTGCTAAGTGTATGTAATAATGCTTCAGAGTGGAGAATATAATAAGCCTACCCCACAAGTCTCAGGTGCTGTTGTCGTATCAGCTGACTTTGCTAAAACCTCATCCAGCTAATGTGCAAACTATCAATCACCTGCTGCTATTTCTTATAGCGTCTAAAATAGATGCTACttgtctgttttattttctatgtCTACACCAGGGTTGCTCAATATGTCGATTGCAATCTATTGGTAGATTGACAATATTTGATCCAGTCTGTTGGTTTCCCTAGATACACCGTCCTTTTTTACATCCTCCACCATACACTGAATCCATGAAATTTAACCCGCAATGTTGCGAGGAATCATTATATTGGTGCATGCAGTGTTGCAATGTATATCAACATACATAACTACTTAGCTTTGTTGGTAGCCCATAAAAAAGGTAGATCACAGGAAATTGGGTTGTAAggtagatcttggagcaaaaaagtttgGGGACCCCTGGTCTACACAATTCCAACAAGGGATCTTTGGTGTATTCACAGGAAAAAGGAGTTCCGTTCCAACCACATTTTTGGCACGCCTCGCCCTCACTTCCATGCTGACTTGTGCCCAGCAGGCGTAGAGAAGCACTTCTGTCAGCCACATtttatttagacttttaaataCCTTTGGAGATAACGCTAGGATTATAAACATAGATTGATTGCCAATTTAGTAATATAGTAGATGGTGAATATACCTTTAGACAAAAACAAGAATCAGATAACTTGCCGCTGTTTGGCGGCCAGGCAGCTTCAACTAAAGCCGGCAGAACCCTTTGGCGGAATTGTAGACCGTGACGAATCTAATGTCAGCCAGCGCAGCCCGATGCACTCCCTGCCACTAGGGCTTCTCAAGGGTTATTGTTGCAAGATAatataaaacacaaacacccTATAGAGTATAGAAGATCTACATACACTTGTAGACATAGCTTGTTTGTCCAGGTTTGAATGAGAAAGGTACTGTTGTGCCTAATAGCCACTGAGAGTGCTTTGTCCCCATGGGGTTGGGGGAGTGGGCTAAAAACCCAACTCAGATGTTTAGACTCGGCCTCAAAATCCTGCCAGCAAAGGAAGTTAAAATGAGTTTATTGCTAAAACTCAGCAATTCgtcattgatttgttttcagCATGTACTAAACATTTTTCATCTATTTCAAAACATCATGAATACACTTtgttacatttaaatgtttccaTCCTTTTTCTATGGTGGTAAGTGGGTGTGTTATGTTGCATGGTTACTGTTTCCTGGGTCGTCATCTTTCACCTTTTAGGTCATGTCCACGTATACCACATTTTCAATTTATCTCAAATTTTAATTGTTTCACTGGCAATGTCTGCAGCTCCACCACCACTTCCACCGAAGAATGTCCCAACATCTCCTCTGACAGCAGATGCTCCCTCTCCAAATGACACTGGTAAAATATTCCCAATCTCAGACTAGAGAAATTtcgataaaatatatataatgtatggttttgtatttgtttaatcTGATATGAACATGAACATTAATGCATTTTATAATTCAAAGTTAATTCAATGCACAGTATTCATCTTCACTAAAACTACGAAAACTCGGAAAACGTACCAGCAAGTCCTttaatttgggtttttttttttttatgtcgtaTGATGATACCCAAGGCTAATTGGTCCTCATTAAGAATAATAAGTGATGAAGCTTAACATTTCACTTCTATTAACAAGCTGATCCCGGAATTTACATTTAGTAAATCTGCATGAacagttttaaaatgaatacatactgACACTGTTTTCAATgcatttgaaatggaaatgattaaaaaaaagttgtcaaTAAACTACCTTTCAGGACTACAAtaactttgatttaaaaatgacaaaacatttaaataaatggggCTAAAGAACTACATACTGTCATACTTCATACTTCAATCAAACCAACACtgttatataagaaaatctgTGGCAGGAACCTTGGTGGTCATCTTGtaaattgtactttattttcACTGCCTTGTCTACTGTTTCAGAAGCTCTTCTTTGTAAATACACAAAACAAACTCCCAAACAATCTGTGATTAAAGAGTAGCTGTGTGTCTTTTTTATGAACAGAAGCTGAGAATTCCACAAGAAAGACATCCATAGTTGACTTGGATAACTTCTTTGGTCCAGAGCAGGCCAGTTCTACAAAAGAGGATGCAGGTGACACCTGGGTGTGCTTTAGTGAGCAAACTACTGACCACTCACCTCCACCAAAGGAGCCAGCACCTGCAGCTTCCTTTTCCCCACCACCTCCAGAGGAATCAACAACACAATTACCAGCCTCTCCACCTGATCCTGAATTTCCTGCCCCACCTTTACCTGTATCACCCACTCCTATAGAAGACACACCACCTCATCTCGCTAAACCTTCTCCAAAAGAGGTTCAGGTTTCGCCAGTCACAATATCGACGTCACCTTCAGAGGAACCAACGGCACCTATTCCCACTGGACTTTCTACACCCGAGGAGCAAAAAGCAGGCTCACCTACCACAACGTCACACCCTTCACCCAAGGAGCCTCTATCTCCAACTTCAAATTATCCACCTGTTGATTCACCGACCAGCATCCCAACAGTTCCCAAATCAAATACGCCTCCATTATTGACTTCACCCGAGATGGAATTGGTGACATCCTCCATTCTACCGCTCCAGACAAAGGATACAGATGAAACCAGAAACAAAGAGGATGAAGGTGAACGCGCAAGTTCACCCAAAGATGCAAGTTCAGGAAACAGAACTACCCCTCCAACACCCCCTCCTCCAACGTACCGAGCGGTGGTCTCATCACCTGGTCCAACTTCAGCAGGTGCCACGACAAGTGGTAAGTtgactaattatttttaaataatcatttttaagtGCAGAGAACAAAGCAATATTGGCTTGTTTCAAAGGGAACTGATTTGACCGAACAACTAATTAACAGCAGCTCCAAtgtataaaaaggaaaaaaaaataaccctgaAAGCCTTAATTTTACTTTGTCTGAGTTAACCATCTATGTGCCAAAGTTGTGAAATTGTGACTAGCATTATTGCTGACCTAAACAAGTCCGGGATTCGCATATGGCGCATCCCATAGTTtcaaggtaaataaaaaaaaatcagatttggaTCAGGTAAACCAGTGATTTCAACAAAGCCTTTGTCTCAGACCTGTGAGTCCGTAACCAGAATTCCACCATgtgaaaccccccaaaaaatcgatattaaaatgtgtgtgCATATTTCAGCTaaatttgtgatttttaaagattatattataattattagaTAATTTGTAATTTTAGCCCTTCAAGCCATACTTTAATGCAGGGCTGTTAAATCAATTAAACAGCAGGCCAAGAGGGTCCTGGGTTTTGTTTCACCCAATACGTATAGTACAGAAAGTGTAAGCACTGATTTTTCAGTTGAAACAAGCAGCATTTGACTCTAATCTACTGATTACACTTGTACGAGATCATACTGGTGAAAAGGTGACGTTCACATTTAGAGTTTAAACACCCTTACGCTGCATGGTTTTGGTATGTGGGGTGGAAACtagagtaccaggagaaaacccatgcaagcccggagAGAACCTGTAATCACACAGGAAGGCCCAggcctgggatcgaaccttcAGGACTGTGATGGCGACGCAATTGTTACTTCCAAGTAGATAAAACACACCACATGTTTTACAGGTTCGTCCTCTCCAGTGCGACCTGCGACACCTACAGCAGTCAACCCCACTCCACCCCCTCCTCCACCCCGCCCACCATCAAGACCCAAACTTCCTCCAGGAAAGCCAGGTGTAGGAGATACTGTAAGTATATTTTAgactttcaaaattataattttttgctACCCATTTTTGTCCTGGACACAAGTGAAAAGTTGTTTACTGTGCATATTTAGGTATGCAATACCTTTTCTGTGTCATGGCCCGTTTATTTGACCGGATTAGATTTTTTCTTGTAAATGTAGAGAATAGTACATCTGCTTCATTTAATCTTTTTCACgaattttattttgtcatcacAGACAGCTACGAAAAGAAACCCTTTGTGATAGATAGCCTAACAGTTTTACACCCTATCTTTACACCTTGGAACATTattcattatttctttttttttttttaatgatacccaatttattttcttttgttccaGGTGAGCAATGCACTTTACTTTTCAGAGTCTAAGGGAAACTTAAAACCCTTTATGACTTATGTATACTCAAGACATTAAATGAGACACCATACCagatataaaatatacataatatcTAAACAGATATAAATTAAGATGGTGCTCATATAGTTTACACCAGGGGTGTGATCGGTCAGGCTTCTCGGGTGTAAGGGGGTGTAATTTCCAAGGACTTAGTTTGATCAGGGCTGACCCCACTGACAGAGGCAGGGTCCCTCTGGTTGCAGACCTCTTGGAGCGAGGGGCTTCATAAAAGGCCAGGTgacatgtgtttttatttaaagatgaaagaacaaaaactaacatcaaaagaagaaaaatattttactctAAAGGGCAAAGGACATTAGATATGAACATCGATGTATATAGATGACCGTGAGATAAAGAATTAAGACTGTACTACTGCATGCCTCCTTTATCACACCCAAATGTGGGACCCTGCTACGTTTTcagatcaggaaaaaaaaccctgtagATTCCATTTGGTTAAGTacagtttaaaaatgtattgtccCCTCTCCCGCTTCTCCCCAGAATCGTCCATTTAGTCCACCAATTCATTCAGCAAGCCCGCCTCCAGTTGCACCTTTGGCTCGGGCAGAAAGTACTTCTTCCATCTCCTCCGCCAACTCCCTGAGTGCTGCTACCACTCCTACCATCAGTAAGGACCTCTCTGTATCAGGTTTGTACATCTTTGTGTGTCCGTGAACTTTTCTGTCAATATAGTGCATGGCTTaacatattatttaaaaatctacACATCTTTCCCCATCTTCAAAAAAAAGTCGTTGTTTATATTTACTAGTAATGATAAACACATTAGTATATAGGAAATAGTGttgaatttattcattattagtGCTGTATGTATTTTCTAGACTACaattcacacttttttcatagtttgccaGGGCCGCTGACTTTAGACTATATATGCAgtcttccctcaattatcgcgaaTACACTTTGCGTTTTATTTTCCTGCtgtctattatttatttatttaaaaatgtgaaaatccacattaAAACTCATAAGGGGAAGCCACTCTtacactgaaaaaataaaagctttaataGGGGTGACCGCAATTTTTCGATTAGCATGGCCGTATCTGGTCTTCATGAACTACTAtattagtgtttatttttttcacctacTACCAACagcttatgttgtttttttaagctgtaattataattaagaaaaaaaactattaatatgTTAACATTATCAGGGGCCAATCTTGCCTGTTGTTtctattttactattacttACACATATTTGATGTTTGGGCTTGGTATCTGATAATTTAAGAAACTAACCCCCCCTTCATTTAAAGTaacttatattttttccccccctttcaattgtgcattctttggccggtgcgacttatagtctgaaacaTGTTATGTGACTACTTAAAGTTGTGTCACTTTTTAATTTGAAACGATCTCATTAACAATGTTAGTTTTCCGATTCGCAACAAAACAGAAAGGTAACCGCAAATTTACAATCATTGAAAGTAAGATAAGTTGATCAGGATTCCTAGTTGCAAgctcattataaaaaaaatgtatttttattcagtGGAACTCTTAAAGGTAGAAACGCAGAATGTGAAGATTCTCAATTTCATTTAATGTTCTCAATGTTATTTAAGTTTTCATATGTTATTTCAGTCATTtgatttgctctttttttttcctacccatgtttttatttgtcctTTGGCTTGTCAGAAGACGATGCTTATGTAGACAGGCTGCCTTCATTTGAGAGACATTTTGATTCGTTTCCAGGTACAGTAGGGATGTCATCATGGAATTAAGGGGGTGTGGCcttatttaataattttcaCCAGCATTGCACATGATGAGAGAGTTAAATCAATTTCTTCCAGTACATGTCCTTGAATTTTGTGACAGTAAACTGGAGGCTTGCATCGGTCTTTGACAGTTGCCTAATGGTGTTTGGTCGTTTAAAATCTGTGTTGGCAATCAAAATGAATATGGCTTTTTGCTACACATTTCAAAATCACAATGATACTATGTGTGGAAAGTGAAAGTTGCCCTTACCAAGCCGAAATACCataaaaattctccaaattgcCCATCTGACAAACTGAGACATTTGTTGAGGCATTGCCAAAATATATGGTCTACAATGTAATAAGACGCGGGCCGAAAATGTTCGTCCCGGGTGCCGCAGTTGGCCCGCGGGACGCGGGTTTGAGACCCTTGGTCTACATTATATTGCATGTATTTTAAGGTGATAATCGTGTGTGGTGGTAGCCTCTGTTGTAATTAGTGGTTTTACACATAAAAGAAAAGATTAACCATTCCTTATTGGGTCTCATGGGGCAG contains:
- the sgip1a gene encoding SH3-containing GRB2-like protein 3-interacting protein 1 produces the protein MMEGLKKRTRKAFGIRKKEKDNDSTGSPDREGPEPQEVESSQRKANGAPNGFYGEIDWERYNSPELDEEGYSIRPEDEAEPETKCHKTHFFSSDESEGEEDQRKKFKIKIKPLPSDQVVAVPSFEELKASIGNISLSPSPLRRSPGLKGNISSEEIVRPRRVVSNVTPTPVLAPKAPSQQTPASEETENLFGPPLETAFGEQKVEVVLSESDVWGASVSEPESPLPRSFPTGTPPPLPPKNVPTSPLTADAPSPNDTEAENSTRKTSIVDLDNFFGPEQASSTKEDAGDTWVCFSEQTTDHSPPPKEPAPAASFSPPPPEESTTQLPASPPDPEFPAPPLPVSPTPIEDTPPHLAKPSPKEVQVSPVTISTSPSEEPTAPIPTGLSTPEEQKAGSPTTTSHPSPKEPLSPTSNYPPVDSPTSIPTVPKSNTPPLLTSPEMELVTSSILPLQTKDTDETRNKEDEGERASSPKDASSGNRTTPPTPPPPTYRAVVSSPGPTSAGATTSGSSSPVRPATPTAVNPTPPPPPPRPPSRPKLPPGKPGVGDTNRPFSPPIHSASPPPVAPLARAESTSSISSANSLSAATTPTISKDLSVSEDDAYVDRLPSFERHFDSFPENDQPSLVWFDRGKFYLTFEGCSRGPSPLTMGAQDTLPVAAAFTETVNAFFKGADPGKCVVKIIGEMVLSFPAGITRHFANNPSPAVLTFSITNYKRLEHVLPNPQLLCCDTVTQARADAKDFWVNMPNLIAHLKKVSEQKPQATYYNVDMLKYQVSAQGPVSTPINLAVNWRCEPTSTDLRIDYKYNGEAMSTPMALNNVQFLVPVDGGVSKLQAVLPPAAWNAEQQRILWKIPDISQKSENGGVGSLLARFQLTEGPSKPAPLAVQFTSEGSTLSGCDIELAGPGYRFSLVKKRFAAGKYLADN